A genomic region of Lujinxingia sediminis contains the following coding sequences:
- a CDS encoding SulP family inorganic anion transporter has protein sequence MGWRAWLFPTLRQGEGGHKALGRDVLAGMTLWMVMVPEAMAYATIAGVAPVVGLYAAVAALVVYAALGHAPQVVVGPMAATAALSGAMLSALGPVNTEEAVALTAGLAIVGGVVALLAGLLRLGFVVTMISRPVLKGFVVGLSLAVVWGQLPVLLGAEHASGGFFGVLRLWGDVGAWFNGISAALGVGALVVMLGLRSFAPRVPGAIVAVLASVGGAWLLGLGEQGVVMVGALSQTPLEVGLPGLSAQRWGELIGPALAVALIGFAETVAAARAVGERVDGNAELIAQGGANLGAGLLGGMAVNGSLSKSAVNRDAGARTQRSGLVAALLVAITLLWLGGVFTYLPSATLAAVVIAALWELVDFKGLQALVRATRHHHVAGVAVWADAAAAWATFAGVVLVGVLEGLLVGVGLSLVLMLYRSSWPHIAELGRVGDDEEAPFGELTRHPGAQPVRGVVILRVESGLYFVNADHVRRALREAAKRPEVGAVILDGESMPVIDMSAAHMLVELAGEFRKRGQHLAIARDVGQVRDLLASEAEQASMLHFTSVEQAVRALART, from the coding sequence GTGGGGTGGCGAGCGTGGTTGTTTCCGACATTGAGGCAGGGGGAGGGGGGCCACAAGGCGTTGGGGCGCGACGTGCTGGCCGGGATGACGCTCTGGATGGTGATGGTGCCCGAGGCGATGGCGTATGCCACGATCGCCGGGGTGGCACCGGTGGTGGGGCTTTATGCGGCGGTGGCGGCGCTGGTGGTGTATGCGGCGCTGGGGCATGCGCCGCAGGTGGTGGTCGGCCCGATGGCGGCGACGGCGGCGTTGAGCGGGGCGATGTTGAGCGCGTTGGGGCCGGTGAACACGGAGGAGGCCGTGGCGTTGACCGCCGGGTTGGCGATCGTGGGTGGGGTGGTAGCGCTTCTGGCCGGTCTGCTGCGTCTGGGCTTTGTGGTGACGATGATCTCGCGGCCGGTGCTCAAGGGATTTGTGGTGGGGCTGAGCCTGGCGGTGGTCTGGGGGCAGCTTCCGGTGCTTCTGGGAGCGGAGCATGCCTCCGGCGGTTTTTTTGGTGTGCTGCGTCTATGGGGCGATGTCGGAGCCTGGTTCAACGGTATCAGCGCGGCGCTGGGCGTGGGGGCGCTGGTGGTGATGCTGGGCCTGCGGAGCTTTGCGCCGCGCGTGCCCGGTGCGATTGTGGCTGTGCTGGCGAGCGTTGGGGGGGCGTGGTTGCTGGGTCTGGGTGAGCAGGGGGTGGTGATGGTGGGCGCGCTCTCACAGACGCCTCTCGAGGTGGGCTTGCCGGGGCTGAGCGCGCAGCGCTGGGGGGAACTCATCGGGCCGGCGCTGGCGGTGGCGCTGATCGGTTTTGCCGAGACCGTGGCAGCAGCGCGTGCAGTTGGCGAGAGGGTGGATGGCAACGCCGAGCTCATCGCCCAGGGGGGGGCCAACCTGGGGGCGGGCCTGCTGGGGGGAATGGCAGTCAACGGGAGCCTTTCAAAAAGTGCGGTCAACCGCGACGCCGGCGCGCGCACGCAGCGCAGTGGGCTGGTTGCGGCGCTTCTGGTGGCGATCACTCTTTTGTGGCTCGGTGGTGTCTTTACCTACCTTCCTTCGGCGACCCTGGCGGCGGTGGTGATCGCCGCTCTCTGGGAGCTCGTTGATTTTAAGGGTCTGCAAGCGTTGGTGCGCGCCACGCGTCACCATCATGTGGCCGGGGTTGCTGTCTGGGCGGATGCGGCTGCGGCCTGGGCGACCTTTGCGGGCGTGGTGCTGGTCGGTGTGTTGGAGGGGTTACTTGTGGGGGTGGGCCTCTCGCTGGTGCTGATGCTCTACCGCTCGAGCTGGCCGCATATCGCCGAGTTGGGGCGGGTGGGGGATGATGAGGAGGCGCCCTTCGGGGAGCTGACGCGCCACCCGGGGGCGCAGCCTGTCAGGGGGGTGGTGATTCTTCGGGTGGAGAGCGGGCTCTATTTTGTGAACGCCGATCATGTGCGTCGGGCGTTGCGTGAGGCGGCGAAGCGCCCGGAGGTGGGCGCCGTGATCCTGGACGGGGAGTCGATGCCGGTCATCGATATGAGCGCGGCGCATATGTTGGTGGAGTTGGCCGGGGAGTTTCGCAAGCGGGGGCAGCATCTGGCGATTGCCCGGGATGTTGGTCAGGTGCGGGATCTGCTCGCCAGCGAAGCAGAGCAGGCCTCGATGTTGCATTTTACCTCGGTGGAGCAGGCGGTGCGGGCGCTTGCTCGAACGTGA
- a CDS encoding translation initiation factor, with product MGKRKTSKKIAPDADARGFGHNPFAAHFGASPQPTDSPQNTAESSTEASSGTATLDLHQQKNLHLRVERKGRGGKTVTLLGGFKAGAGTPPKDALEDLVGQLKRALGCGAALEDDTIVLQGDQRERAASWLNARGATLR from the coding sequence ATGGGCAAGCGCAAAACTTCGAAAAAAATCGCCCCCGACGCCGACGCCAGAGGCTTCGGGCACAACCCCTTCGCCGCCCATTTTGGAGCCTCCCCCCAACCCACCGATTCCCCCCAGAACACCGCCGAATCCTCCACCGAAGCAAGCTCCGGGACCGCCACCCTCGATCTCCATCAACAAAAAAACCTGCACCTGCGTGTGGAGCGCAAAGGGCGCGGCGGTAAAACCGTCACCCTTCTGGGGGGCTTTAAGGCAGGCGCAGGCACCCCGCCCAAAGATGCGCTCGAAGACCTCGTCGGCCAGCTCAAGCGTGCCCTCGGCTGCGGCGCCGCCCTCGAAGACGACACCATCGTGCTGCAGGGCGACCAGCGCGAGCGCGCCGCAAGCTGGCTCAACGCCCGGGGGGCCACCCTTCGCTGA
- a CDS encoding LLM class flavin-dependent oxidoreductase: MIPLSVLDLATVSSEITPSRALAQSVELIQLAETLGYKRHWVAEHHGMRGVASSAPEILIAHLAAHTSTIRVGSGGIMLPNHVPLQVAERFHTLEALHPGRIDLGIGRAPGTDQATLRALRAFDANQFPSQLQELQGLSAGDLPEAHPFAHILVMPDDVQLPPIWLLGSSGASATMAGQLGVGYAFASHFSPTDPLPALNAYRDNFTPSPHFAEPHIIVAAAAIVADTDEEAQRLATSWDLAMVRLRRGQPGPFPTPDEAAAYPYTPMDRRLIEGHRQLQFIGTARHVSDDLRAFAEKTGAHELMIATFTSSHASRARSLELLAEAWPLKAT; encoded by the coding sequence ATGATCCCCCTCTCCGTGCTCGATCTGGCGACCGTAAGCTCCGAGATCACCCCCTCCCGGGCTCTGGCTCAGTCGGTAGAACTCATTCAACTCGCCGAAACCCTGGGCTACAAACGCCACTGGGTCGCCGAACACCACGGCATGCGCGGGGTGGCAAGCTCCGCCCCCGAGATCCTCATCGCTCACCTCGCCGCGCATACCTCCACCATTCGCGTGGGCTCGGGCGGCATCATGCTCCCCAACCACGTGCCCCTGCAGGTCGCCGAGCGCTTCCACACCCTGGAAGCCCTGCACCCGGGCCGCATCGACCTGGGCATCGGCCGGGCGCCTGGCACCGATCAGGCCACCCTGCGCGCGCTTCGCGCCTTTGATGCCAACCAGTTCCCCTCCCAGCTCCAGGAGCTGCAGGGGTTGTCCGCCGGCGATCTTCCCGAAGCTCACCCCTTCGCGCACATCCTGGTGATGCCCGACGATGTGCAACTTCCCCCCATCTGGCTTTTGGGCTCCAGCGGCGCCAGCGCAACGATGGCCGGGCAGCTCGGCGTGGGCTACGCCTTTGCCAGCCATTTCAGCCCCACCGACCCGCTCCCCGCCCTCAACGCTTACCGCGACAACTTCACCCCCTCGCCACACTTTGCCGAGCCCCATATCATTGTGGCTGCCGCGGCCATCGTCGCCGACACCGACGAGGAGGCCCAACGCCTGGCAACTTCCTGGGATCTGGCCATGGTGCGCCTTCGCCGCGGCCAGCCCGGCCCCTTTCCCACCCCCGACGAAGCCGCCGCCTACCCCTACACCCCCATGGACCGCCGCCTCATTGAGGGGCATCGCCAGCTGCAGTTCATCGGCACCGCCCGGCATGTCAGCGACGATCTTCGGGCCTTCGCCGAAAAAACCGGCGCCCATGAGCTGATGATCGCCACCTTCACCTCCTCGCACGCCAGTCGCGCCCGCTCTCTGGAGCTGCTGGCCGAGGCCTGGCCTCTCAAGGCCACCTGA
- a CDS encoding CAP domain-containing protein: MLRITSSRPLVAMLALAALIMTPACSNDDGPRRGVPTGRDADDPGDTEDRRDTGEPEDAEDPADTGDSTDPEDPDDSADGEDGEDSVHPAWTTAEAFELYELIMAYRVENGLPEIPLSPSLSAVADAHVADLNEHPETTDGECNLHSWSDQGSWTACCYTPDHAEASCMWDKPRELSDYPGNGYEISAMSTSMTPESALLLWQESPDHNAVLLNEDDWSTAWGAIGVGIAGQYAHIWFGHEADPAL, encoded by the coding sequence ATGTTGCGCATCACCTCATCTCGCCCGCTCGTCGCGATGCTTGCACTCGCCGCGCTCATCATGACCCCGGCCTGCAGCAACGACGACGGTCCGCGCCGCGGGGTGCCCACCGGTCGTGACGCCGACGATCCGGGCGACACCGAAGATCGCCGAGATACCGGCGAGCCCGAAGACGCCGAAGATCCCGCAGATACTGGCGATTCGACCGATCCAGAAGATCCTGATGATTCGGCAGATGGCGAGGATGGCGAAGATTCCGTTCATCCCGCCTGGACCACCGCCGAGGCCTTCGAGCTCTACGAGCTCATCATGGCCTACCGCGTCGAAAACGGCCTCCCCGAGATCCCCCTCTCCCCCTCTCTGAGCGCGGTGGCCGACGCCCACGTCGCCGACCTCAACGAGCACCCCGAGACGACCGACGGCGAGTGCAACCTGCACTCCTGGTCCGATCAGGGCAGCTGGACGGCCTGCTGCTACACCCCCGACCACGCCGAAGCCAGCTGCATGTGGGATAAACCCCGCGAGCTCTCCGACTACCCGGGAAACGGCTATGAGATCTCGGCGATGTCCACCTCAATGACCCCGGAAAGCGCCCTGCTACTATGGCAAGAATCCCCGGACCATAACGCCGTACTCCTCAACGAAGACGACTGGTCGACCGCCTGGGGCGCCATCGGCGTCGGCATCGCCGGTCAGTACGCCCACATCTGGTTCGGGCACGAGGCCGACCCCGCCCTCTGA
- a CDS encoding NADP-dependent isocitrate dehydrogenase produces MTQKPTIIYTKTDEAPALATYSFLPIVEAFAATAGVHVETRDISLAARILAVFPDRLTADQKVGDHLKELGELAKTPQANIIKLPNISASIPQLKAAIAELQAAGYDIPAYPEDPQSDAEKDARARYDRVKGSAVNPVLREGNSDRRAPKAVKEYARKHPHSMGEWTNTSKSHVATMSAGDFRHTELSLTLDAPTEAKIVLTADDGQPFVLKESLPLQAGEVIDASVMQREELLNFLDAQVEDANEQGVLFSLHMKATMMKVSDPIIFGHAVRTYFKDVFAKHQGTFEELGVDVNNGLGDLLAKIKTLPDDQQAEIEADLKKAYEQGPDIAMVDSDRGITNLHVPSDVIIDASMPAMIRTSGQMWNAEGKTQDAKAVIPDSSYAAVYQEVIDFCKTHGALDPRTMGSVPNVGLMAQKAEEYGSHDKTFEIDRAGVVRVVDAEGNTLTEHRVQPGDIWRMCQTKDAPIQDWVKLAVARARATGAPAIFWLDEDRPHDARLIAKVNTYLKDHDTSGLDIRILSPQQATRVSLERIKEGQDTISVTGNVLRDYLTDLFPILEVGTSAKMLSIVPLMAGGGLFETGAGGSAPKHVQQFNKVNYLRWDSLGEFLALGVSFEHLADAFGVERARVLGETLDEATTAYLMNNKGPARKVGQIDNRGSHFYLALYWAQALARQKRDAQLAERFGLVAEELAANEEAIINELLAVQGESIDIGGYYFPNEELAARAMRPSSTLNTIIAGITQPVAAEA; encoded by the coding sequence ATGACTCAGAAACCGACCATTATCTACACCAAAACCGACGAAGCCCCGGCTCTGGCCACCTACTCCTTCCTCCCGATTGTGGAGGCCTTTGCGGCCACCGCCGGCGTTCACGTCGAGACCCGCGACATCTCGCTGGCTGCCCGCATCCTGGCCGTCTTCCCCGACCGTCTCACCGCGGATCAAAAGGTCGGCGACCACCTCAAAGAGCTCGGAGAGCTGGCCAAAACGCCGCAGGCCAACATCATCAAGTTGCCCAACATCAGCGCCTCCATTCCCCAGCTCAAGGCGGCCATCGCCGAGCTGCAGGCCGCCGGCTACGACATCCCCGCCTACCCCGAAGATCCGCAGAGCGACGCCGAAAAAGACGCCCGCGCTCGCTACGACCGCGTCAAAGGCAGCGCGGTCAACCCGGTGCTGCGCGAGGGCAACTCCGACCGCCGCGCCCCCAAAGCCGTCAAAGAATACGCCCGTAAGCACCCCCATTCGATGGGCGAGTGGACGAACACCTCGAAGAGCCACGTGGCGACGATGAGCGCGGGCGACTTTCGCCATACTGAGCTCTCCCTGACCCTCGACGCCCCCACCGAGGCGAAGATCGTGTTGACCGCCGACGACGGCCAGCCCTTCGTCCTCAAAGAGTCCCTTCCTCTGCAGGCAGGCGAGGTCATCGACGCCTCGGTGATGCAGCGCGAAGAGCTTCTGAACTTCCTCGATGCTCAGGTCGAAGACGCCAACGAGCAAGGCGTGCTCTTCAGCCTGCATATGAAGGCCACCATGATGAAGGTCTCCGACCCCATCATCTTCGGCCACGCCGTGCGCACCTACTTCAAAGATGTGTTCGCCAAACACCAGGGCACCTTTGAGGAGCTTGGCGTCGATGTGAACAACGGCCTGGGCGATCTTCTCGCGAAGATCAAAACTCTGCCCGACGACCAGCAGGCCGAGATCGAAGCCGACCTCAAAAAAGCCTACGAGCAGGGCCCCGACATCGCCATGGTCGACTCCGACCGCGGCATCACCAACCTGCACGTGCCCAGCGACGTGATCATCGACGCGTCGATGCCCGCCATGATCCGCACCTCCGGCCAGATGTGGAACGCCGAGGGCAAGACCCAGGACGCCAAGGCGGTCATCCCCGACTCCAGCTACGCGGCGGTCTATCAGGAGGTCATCGACTTCTGCAAAACCCACGGCGCACTCGACCCGCGCACCATGGGCAGCGTCCCCAACGTGGGCCTGATGGCGCAGAAGGCTGAGGAGTACGGCTCCCACGACAAGACCTTTGAGATCGATCGCGCCGGCGTGGTCCGCGTTGTCGATGCCGAGGGCAACACCCTGACCGAGCACCGCGTGCAGCCGGGCGACATCTGGCGGATGTGCCAGACCAAAGACGCCCCCATCCAGGACTGGGTCAAACTGGCCGTGGCCCGCGCCCGCGCCACCGGCGCCCCGGCGATCTTCTGGCTCGACGAAGATCGTCCCCACGACGCTCGCCTCATCGCCAAGGTCAACACCTACCTCAAAGACCACGACACCAGCGGGCTGGACATCCGCATCCTGTCCCCGCAGCAGGCCACCCGCGTGAGCCTGGAGCGCATCAAAGAAGGCCAGGACACCATCTCGGTGACCGGCAACGTGCTGCGCGACTACCTCACCGACCTCTTCCCCATCCTGGAAGTCGGCACCAGCGCGAAGATGCTCTCGATCGTGCCCCTGATGGCCGGCGGCGGCCTCTTTGAGACGGGCGCCGGGGGCTCCGCACCCAAGCACGTCCAGCAGTTCAACAAGGTCAACTACCTGCGCTGGGACTCGCTCGGGGAGTTTCTGGCCCTGGGCGTGAGCTTTGAGCACCTGGCCGACGCCTTCGGCGTGGAGCGCGCCCGCGTCCTGGGCGAAACCCTCGATGAGGCCACCACCGCCTACCTGATGAACAACAAGGGCCCGGCCCGTAAGGTGGGGCAGATCGACAACCGCGGCTCCCACTTCTACCTGGCTCTCTACTGGGCTCAGGCTCTGGCCCGCCAGAAGCGCGACGCCCAACTCGCCGAGCGCTTTGGCCTGGTCGCCGAAGAGCTGGCCGCCAACGAAGAGGCGATCATCAACGAGCTCCTCGCCGTGCAGGGCGAGTCGATCGATATCGGCGGATACTACTTCCCCAACGAAGAGTTGGCCGCGCGCGCGATGCGCCCCAGCTCCACGCTCAACACCATCATCGCTGGCATTACCCAGCCGGTGGCCGCCGAGGCGTAA
- a CDS encoding lycopene cyclase family protein yields the protein MTSSFPIVVVGAGPAGLWLAAHLARRGVELAVIDPQLDAPWPNTYGVWRDELEGLEIEVPTAATFNEASVWLHPENPTLLERAYVRVDPQAFRQRLLDELRSRGATLISEAASSVSHDSEDAPLRLTLEGGRNLDVRAIVDATGRGVLRHRAAAAVGADPTPPEAPGVQSALGWLARFERDPLEGHPFVMMDFRPPPTSEAHKIPTFLYGMHLGEDLYFVEETALVTRKPLSFEELEVRLRARLNARDALPTEILEVERCLIPMGGDPPSLDAHVPPIIAFGAAAGFVHPATGYSLAHTLRTGAPLADLLADALASDAAPADIARSSLKLLWPAPARRSRALYALGQEAVLAMNTARLTGFFTSFFALPDADWWGYMAATLPPSQLAAVMWRVFGQASNPLRLHLARHALRVAPKTLQTMFNSSSKEGGYIS from the coding sequence GTGACCTCATCCTTTCCCATCGTTGTTGTCGGTGCCGGCCCTGCCGGCTTGTGGCTGGCCGCGCATCTGGCGCGCCGCGGCGTGGAGCTCGCAGTGATCGACCCGCAGCTCGACGCCCCCTGGCCCAACACCTACGGGGTCTGGCGCGATGAGCTTGAGGGCCTGGAGATCGAGGTGCCAACGGCTGCCACCTTCAACGAGGCCAGCGTCTGGCTTCACCCCGAGAACCCCACGCTCCTGGAGCGGGCGTACGTACGTGTTGACCCGCAGGCGTTTCGCCAGCGCCTGCTCGACGAGCTGCGCAGCCGCGGCGCCACGCTCATCAGCGAGGCCGCAAGCAGCGTGTCGCACGATAGCGAGGACGCCCCACTTCGCCTGACCCTGGAGGGAGGTCGCAACCTCGACGTACGAGCGATCGTCGACGCTACCGGCCGCGGGGTTTTGAGGCATCGCGCCGCGGCGGCGGTCGGTGCAGATCCAACGCCACCCGAAGCGCCGGGGGTGCAAAGCGCGCTGGGGTGGCTGGCCCGCTTTGAGCGCGACCCGCTCGAAGGCCACCCCTTCGTCATGATGGATTTTCGGCCCCCACCGACCTCCGAGGCCCATAAAATCCCGACCTTTCTCTACGGCATGCACCTTGGCGAGGATCTCTACTTTGTCGAAGAGACCGCCCTCGTCACCCGCAAGCCTCTCTCATTCGAGGAGCTCGAAGTTCGCCTGCGGGCCCGCCTTAACGCCCGCGACGCCCTCCCCACCGAGATCCTGGAAGTCGAACGCTGCCTCATCCCCATGGGGGGCGATCCGCCCTCGCTTGACGCACATGTCCCTCCCATCATCGCCTTCGGCGCGGCCGCCGGTTTTGTGCACCCGGCCACCGGCTACTCCCTGGCCCACACCCTGCGCACAGGCGCGCCCCTGGCCGACCTTTTGGCCGACGCGCTCGCCAGCGACGCAGCCCCGGCCGACATCGCCCGCAGCTCCCTGAAGTTGCTCTGGCCCGCCCCCGCGCGCCGCTCCCGCGCCCTCTACGCGCTCGGACAGGAAGCCGTGTTGGCGATGAACACCGCCCGTCTCACAGGCTTCTTCACATCCTTCTTCGCCCTGCCCGACGCCGACTGGTGGGGCTATATGGCCGCCACACTCCCCCCTTCGCAGCTGGCTGCGGTGATGTGGCGCGTCTTCGGGCAGGCCTCCAACCCGCTCCGCCTGCACCTGGCTCGCCATGCCCTGCGTGTCGCTCCGAAGACCCTTCAAACCATGTTCAATTCATCTTCAAAAGAAGGAGGTTACATCTCATGA